A region of the Acidobacteriota bacterium genome:
ATCGTTTCGCTCGCGTTGCTCGTCGGGCTCGTCCTCGTCTGGCGCCGGACGGCCCCAGCCGAGACGACGCCCATCCTGCAGCGGCTCGACGGCCTCGAGCGCGCCGGCGAGCGCACCGATCGATCGCTGCGCGACGAGCTCGCCCTCGGGCGTCGTGAATCCGGCGACACCCTCGCCACGCTGCGCCAGGAACTGCAGCAGTCGTTCTCCGCGCTCGGCGAAGCGCTTGGCGGCCGCGTTACGCAGCTCGCCGCGCTTCAGCAGCAGCAGCTCGAGGCTTTCGGCCGCGACCTGAAGGCCCTCACCGAGACGACCGAGCGCAAGGCCGAGGACCTGCGCCGGACGGTCGACCTGCAGCTCGTCACCCTGCGCGAGGGCAACGAGAGGAAGCTCGAGCAGGTGCGGCAGACCGTCGACGAGAAGCTGCAACGCACCCTCGAGGAGCGGCTCGGCGAGTCGTTCCGGCTGGTCAGCGAGCGACTCGAGGAGGTGCACCGGGGTCTCGGCGAGATGCGCACCCTCGCGACGGGCGTGGGCGACCTGAAGCGCGTGCTGACCAACGTCAAGGCGCGCGGCGAGTGGGGCGAGGTGCAGCTCGGCGCGTTGCTCGAACAGGTGCTCGCGCCCGATCAGTACGCGTCGAACGTCGCGACGCGCGAGGGTGCGGCCGAGCGGGTGGAGTTCGCGGTGCGTCTTCCCGGCCCCGAGGGACGCGAGCACGAGGCCGTCTGGCTCCCCATCGACGCCAAGTTCCCGCTCGAAGACTACCAGCGGCTGGCCGAGGCGGCCGAGCGCGCCGACGGCCCCGCCGTCGATCAGGCGGCGCGCGAGCTCGAGTCGCGGGTCAAGCAGGCGGCCAGGGAGCTCTCGGCGAAGTACCTCGAGCCGCCGACGACGACCGACTTCGCCATCATGTTCCTGCCGACCGAAGGACTGTACGCCGAGATCCTGCGGCGGCCCGGACTCACCGATACCCTTCAGCGTGAGCACCGCGTGCTCGTCGCCGGACCGACGACGCTCTGGGCCATCCTGAGCAGCCTGCGCCTGGGGTTCCGGACGCTCGCGATCCAGAAGCGGTCGTCGGAAATCTGGGCGCTGCTCGGCCAGGTGAAGAACGACTTCAGCCGGTTCGGTCGGGCGCTCGACGCCGTGCGCAAGAAGCTCGACGAAGCCCAGAAGAAGGTGGACCTGGCCCAGAAGGGCACCCGTCGCATCGAACAGCGGCTGAGCGACGTTCAGGAGCCGCCTGGGCTGGCGCCCGACGTCGGCGCGCCCCAGGGAACGCCGCTGCTCGACCTCGCCGGCGACGACGAGGTCGAGGACGAGGGCGCCGAGCCGTGAAGGGGGCGCGATCAGCGCCCGGCGAACTCGATCGTCAGGGGCGGCTGATTGACCTTGATGCCCTTGATGTCCTTCAGCAGTGGGATCATCTCGCTCACGCTGGCCCCGGGGCCGAGCTTCTCGAGCGTCTTCAGGTTGGCGGGATCCTTGAGCAGTAGGCCGAGATCCAGCTCGAGCACCGTGACGCGTGAGCCCTCGACGAAGGGCGAGCTCGTCTTGACGATCGGGCCGTCGACCTCGACGTCGATCGCGATGCGGAAGCCGTCGAACATCTGCGCCATCATGGCCTGCATCCCGGGGGGGACGTCGTCGGCGCCAGGTGAGGGGGCGTCGGGAGCCGGTCCCGTGTCCTTGGGCTCGTCGAAGCGCACGGTGACGAGCGCGTGGCCGTTGGGCTGACGCGTGAGCTGGAAGTCGAGCTTGTCCCTGGCGCTGCCCTCGCCCGGGGGCGCCGCGTCGCCAAGTGCCGCCGCAGGTGGGTCCTGGTCGATCGCGAGGGCGTTGACGTCGTCGAACGCGTAGATCACCTTCGCACCCTTCAGGTCGCCGCGGGTGATCTTCTCCGCCGACACGAAGCGGACGCCCTCGCCGAGGCTCGCCGCCTCCGCGCGCAGCTTCTCCTCGTCGAACGCGTCGAGGGGCGAGGACCCCTTCGACGACGACTTCACCTCGCCGCCCCCCATCGCCTCGGCCATCATCTTGGGGATCATCTCGATGGTCTTCTCGTTGACGAGGATCGTCTGCTCGATGGTGCCGCTGCCGTCGGCCTTGAGCTTGACGAGCGTCTCGCTCGTGATGCAGCCGCCGAGGGCGAGCACGAGCGGCGCGAGAACGACGAGGCGGGTGAGGGGACGCATGCGGGAACCTCCTGAACGCGGCGCACGCCGCCGCTGATGGATGAGTCGAAGTATAGCGACCTGGCTCCGACAGGGGAAAGGCTTCTTCGATCCCGCCGATTCAGGGTGGCCCGTTGCGACCCGCCGGAGTTCATCACCCGCCGAGTGCCCGCATCAGCCACCCGACGAGGCCCGGTCCCGAGGCCGTGGGGTCGCGCAGCCAGTCGGGTGGCGTCAGCCACACGAAGGCGAGGATGGCGATGACCCACACGTCGTAGGCGAGCGTCGCGCGCTCGTCGCGCCAGAAGAAGGCGCGCCGGAAGAAGCCGAAGACCCCGGTGGTCCGTGGCATGGGCCGCTTGTTCAACTCGAGGTAGGTGTAGTGGATGCGGTTGGCGACCGTGACGATCGACAGGGCCAGGATGACCCAGAGCACGCCGGCCATGCGATCGGTGAACGCGCCGATCATGAAGAGCACGATGCGCTCGGGGCGCTCCATGAAGCCGACCTTGCACTTCTCGACGAGCGACTCGGCCCGTGCCCTGGCGTAGCTCGTCATGATGGAGAAGATGAGCGTCAGCGTCGCAATCAGGACGTAGTCGTGGCGGCCGAGGCGCGAGTAGAGGATGATGAGGCCGGTGAAGAGCGCGAGGTCGGAGAAGCGGTCGAGCGTCGAGTCCCAGAACGCGCCGAACTGCGACTGCTTGCCGGTGATGTGCGCGACCTTGCCGTCGATGAAGTCGAAGATGTTCGCGCCGATCATCACGATGCCCGCCAGCACGAAGCGGTCCTCGGCGAGGCACCAGGCGGCGGCCACGTTGATGAGCACGCCGATGAGCGTGAGCGTGTTCGGGTGAATGCCGAGCGCGACGCTGAGACTGATGATGGCCCGCAGGGGGAACATGCAGGCCGCGCCGATGAAGCCGGTGAACGTCATGAGAGGCGGCGCCGATCTCGCACGCGGTCGCCGGAGGCCCGTCGCGCCCCGCGCGCAAACACGACAGTCTAGCGCAGCCGCGCCGAGCGGCTCAAGCGCCAGGCCCCTATAATCGATCGACGGGGACGAGGCGTCCCCGCGGAATGCCCATCCACGACCTCAAGGACCAGATCGCACGGCTGCCCGAGCAGCCCGGCGTGTACCTCTACACGAACAGGCGGGGCGAGACGATCTACGTCGGGAAGGCCCGCAGCCTGCGCGACCGTGTCCGCACCTACCTCGGCGCGTACGGCTCGTCTCCGAAGACCGACGCCCTGCTCGACGACGTGACGGGGCTCGAGGTGGTCGTGACCGACTCGGTCGTCGAGGCGCTCGCCCTCGAGAACCACCTGATCAAGCAGCGGGCGCCGCGCTTCAACATCCTCCTGCGCGACGACAAGAACTACCCCTACCTCCGGCTGACGACCTCCGAGGCGTTCCCCCGCCTGCGCGTCGCGCGCCGGGTCGAGCGCGACGGCGACGTCTACGCCGGGCCGTTCCTGCCGGCCTCGCTGGCCCGACGGACCATCAGCCTCACGCACCGCCTGTTCGGCCTGCGATCGTGCAGCGAGGTCATCACGGGTCAGCGCGGCCGCCCGTGCCTCGAGTACGACATCAAGCGATGCCTCGCGCCGTGCGTCGCCGAGTTGTGTTCGCCCGACGACTACGCCCGCGCCGTCGACGATGCGCGGCTGTTCCTCGAGGGGCGCAACGACGAGCTGACCGCCACGCTGCGCCAGCGGATGATCGACGCGGCCGAAGCCGAGCGCTTCGAGCAGGCCGCCCAGTGGCGAGACGCCGTGCGCACGGTCGAGGCCCTTCGCCACCGGCAGCAGAAAATCGCGACGGCGGGCTTCGGCGACCGCGACGCCGTCGGTCTCAAGATCGGCGGCGACGGCGCCGTCGTCCAGGTGTTCCAGATGCGGGGCGGCAAGGTCATCGACCGCGTCGAGCTCGCCGGTCGCCTGGCGGCCCGGGGT
Encoded here:
- the rmuC gene encoding DNA recombination protein RmuC — protein: MTPADLFAALSLIVSLALLVGLVLVWRRTAPAETTPILQRLDGLERAGERTDRSLRDELALGRRESGDTLATLRQELQQSFSALGEALGGRVTQLAALQQQQLEAFGRDLKALTETTERKAEDLRRTVDLQLVTLREGNERKLEQVRQTVDEKLQRTLEERLGESFRLVSERLEEVHRGLGEMRTLATGVGDLKRVLTNVKARGEWGEVQLGALLEQVLAPDQYASNVATREGAAERVEFAVRLPGPEGREHEAVWLPIDAKFPLEDYQRLAEAAERADGPAVDQAARELESRVKQAARELSAKYLEPPTTTDFAIMFLPTEGLYAEILRRPGLTDTLQREHRVLVAGPTTLWAILSSLRLGFRTLAIQKRSSEIWALLGQVKNDFSRFGRALDAVRKKLDEAQKKVDLAQKGTRRIEQRLSDVQEPPGLAPDVGAPQGTPLLDLAGDDEVEDEGAEP
- a CDS encoding CDP-alcohol phosphatidyltransferase family protein; protein product: MTFTGFIGAACMFPLRAIISLSVALGIHPNTLTLIGVLINVAAAWCLAEDRFVLAGIVMIGANIFDFIDGKVAHITGKQSQFGAFWDSTLDRFSDLALFTGLIILYSRLGRHDYVLIATLTLIFSIMTSYARARAESLVEKCKVGFMERPERIVLFMIGAFTDRMAGVLWVILALSIVTVANRIHYTYLELNKRPMPRTTGVFGFFRRAFFWRDERATLAYDVWVIAILAFVWLTPPDWLRDPTASGPGLVGWLMRALGG